The proteins below are encoded in one region of Thermodesulfobacteriota bacterium:
- a CDS encoding ammonium transporter has product MITPKVDTGDTAWILISTALVMLMTPGLALFYGGMVRRKNVLGTIMQSFIALGVMTVLWVIYGYSLSFGPDVGHIIGNLDWVGLKGVGPEPNPDYAATIPHQAFMIFQMMFAVITPALITGALAERFKFKTYLAFLVLWATLVYFPLAHWVWGVGGWIRELGALDFAGGLVVHISSGVSALAAAIVVGRRKGYRIEQMAPHDVTMTLLGAALLWFGWFGFNGGSAVASGALATSAFVATHIATAGAALSWMIVEWAHRSKPTVLGAASGAVAGLVAITPASGFVDPMSALIIGFVAGVICYMAVNLKTKLGYDDSLDVVGVHGIGGTWGAIATGLFASKIVNSAGNNGLLFGNPSLLWDQMISVGAAWVYSFIVTFAILKILDWTLGLRISEEEESDGLDLSQHGESGYTL; this is encoded by the coding sequence ATGATAACACCAAAGGTAGACACCGGGGATACTGCATGGATATTAATATCTACAGCCCTTGTTATGCTGATGACACCCGGGCTTGCGCTCTTTTACGGAGGTATGGTCAGACGAAAGAATGTCCTCGGCACCATCATGCAAAGCTTCATCGCCCTCGGTGTGATGACTGTTCTCTGGGTCATTTACGGATACAGCCTTTCATTCGGCCCTGATGTCGGACATATCATAGGAAATCTTGACTGGGTTGGGCTTAAGGGCGTGGGCCCCGAACCTAATCCTGATTACGCGGCTACAATACCTCATCAGGCATTCATGATCTTTCAGATGATGTTTGCTGTAATTACACCCGCTTTGATAACAGGTGCACTGGCTGAGAGGTTCAAGTTTAAAACCTATCTTGCATTCCTTGTACTATGGGCAACACTTGTGTATTTTCCGCTTGCCCACTGGGTTTGGGGAGTTGGCGGCTGGATAAGAGAGCTTGGTGCACTTGATTTTGCGGGAGGGTTAGTAGTACATATAAGCTCCGGAGTTTCTGCCCTGGCTGCTGCTATTGTTGTCGGTAGAAGAAAAGGCTACAGGATTGAACAGATGGCTCCTCATGATGTTACTATGACACTTCTTGGTGCCGCACTTCTGTGGTTTGGGTGGTTTGGTTTTAATGGAGGAAGCGCTGTTGCATCCGGTGCATTGGCAACCTCTGCCTTTGTTGCTACACACATCGCAACTGCAGGGGCAGCACTTTCATGGATGATAGTTGAATGGGCACACAGAAGCAAACCAACAGTACTCGGAGCAGCATCAGGTGCAGTTGCAGGGCTTGTGGCAATTACACCTGCATCAGGCTTTGTTGATCCTATGTCTGCCCTGATTATCGGGTTTGTTGCAGGAGTTATATGCTATATGGCAGTAAATCTAAAAACAAAGCTCGGATACGATGATTCACTGGATGTAGTTGGTGTCCATGGGATAGGCGGCACATGGGGCGCAATAGCAACAGGGTTGTTCGCATCAAAGATAGTAAATAGTGCAGGAAATAACGGATTACTATTCGGCAATCCATCGCTCTTATGGGATCAGATGATAAGCGTTGGTGCTGCGTGGGTCTACTCCTTTATTGTAACATTTGCCATATTGAAGATCCTTGACTGGACTCTCGGTTTAAGGATAAGCGAGGAAGAGGAATCTGATGGTCTTGACCTTAGCCAGCACGGCGAAAGCGGATATACATTATAA
- the glnD gene encoding [protein-PII] uridylyltransferase → MVLTLASTAKADIHYKQFDTYRGRNLENLKDYIKYSIDRLKEEYRKELCGRDLVKRYSSIMDKCLKEIFTSSLSSDGKKKTRRYAIAAVGGYGREELSPYSDIDLLFCMPERFHGNLEDVTGEILYPLWDAGLTVGYNNMRLKDCITIMKEDIKARTSLIEMRYLMGDKDMYCEFEGAIYRNAFSKGVNSFISEQLKDMESRHRYYGDSVYLLEPHLKEGEGGLRDIHSALWIARVQFQAKGINELKTKHVLSSWEIALLEESLEFLWKVRNGIHFLSGRKNDHLASEYQENMANLLGYSGHSSTIAVGQFMHDYYQCAESIKYLSSVLIDRAREDQEKLKKMRGKVFSRSMDHGFEIVNNRISIVDPDLLRRDPFALMKVFKYSLELKKEIKVDTQEMVRDNLDLVDDEFRRSKEVNTYFLSILKGIGGVAKVLKTIHKLGFLGRFIPEFANITHLPQSYYYHIYTADIHTLFAIEELENLLIGKYRETFPFLTKLVREEKGVELIFLALLFHDLGKAFETDHVEKGVKLVYTIANRMGLSSQDTELLGFLVENHLYMSSIAQTRDLSDENLIIKFAQKMKDGDSLRMLYILTFADMKASRAEAFNSWKNTLFQELYIRAFHIIEKGDFTMTDIACKLDKIKNEVISELRLKMPMDDIHYNLDLTPSRYLLNNTPEIISNHILLCYNLEEKTLAFDVRQKLDKGYYDILIATPDSHGLFYKVCGVMVYHNMNILDAQIDTRSDGIAMDILRVNHTNDDEYVDREEWKAIQDDLEKVIDGRVKAEELVKKKGAYLNSKKRGLRDIKTTIRVDNDTSDFYTVIDIETNDRFGILYSITKAMSDMGIYIYVAKIATRLSCVTDSFYVRDIFGQKIYDEKELEKIRRSLSGVLETFENHEEAFNAFTTGRRVL, encoded by the coding sequence ATGGTCTTGACCTTAGCCAGCACGGCGAAAGCGGATATACATTATAAACAATTTGACACATATAGGGGAAGAAACTTGGAAAACCTGAAGGATTATATCAAATACAGCATAGACCGCTTAAAGGAAGAATACAGGAAGGAATTATGCGGTCGGGATCTTGTTAAGAGATATTCTTCCATCATGGATAAATGCCTTAAGGAAATCTTCACCTCCAGCCTGTCTTCAGACGGCAAGAAAAAAACCAGAAGATATGCTATAGCCGCGGTGGGAGGCTATGGCAGGGAAGAATTGAGCCCGTATTCTGATATAGACCTGCTTTTTTGCATGCCGGAGAGGTTTCATGGCAACCTGGAGGATGTTACAGGTGAGATACTCTATCCACTGTGGGATGCAGGGCTGACGGTGGGATATAACAACATGAGGTTAAAGGATTGCATTACCATAATGAAAGAGGACATTAAAGCAAGGACATCCCTGATAGAGATGCGGTATCTCATGGGAGACAAAGACATGTACTGCGAATTTGAGGGCGCAATCTACAGGAACGCATTCTCCAAGGGTGTCAATTCCTTCATCTCAGAACAGCTGAAAGACATGGAGTCAAGGCACAGATATTACGGGGATTCGGTCTACCTTCTGGAACCACATCTGAAAGAGGGGGAAGGGGGCTTAAGGGATATTCACAGTGCCCTCTGGATAGCGAGGGTCCAGTTCCAGGCAAAAGGGATAAACGAATTAAAGACAAAACATGTCTTGTCTTCGTGGGAAATCGCTCTACTTGAAGAATCCCTGGAGTTCCTGTGGAAGGTAAGAAATGGCATCCACTTCCTAAGCGGCAGGAAGAATGATCACCTTGCCTCTGAATATCAGGAAAATATGGCTAATCTACTGGGCTACAGTGGTCATAGTTCAACAATCGCAGTTGGACAATTCATGCACGACTATTATCAGTGCGCAGAGAGCATAAAGTATCTTTCCTCTGTGTTGATCGACAGAGCGAGAGAGGATCAGGAAAAATTGAAAAAAATGAGGGGTAAAGTCTTTTCAAGAAGCATGGACCACGGTTTTGAAATAGTGAATAACAGAATATCCATTGTTGATCCCGATCTTTTAAGGAGAGACCCATTTGCCCTGATGAAGGTGTTCAAGTATTCTCTGGAACTGAAGAAAGAGATCAAAGTTGATACACAGGAAATGGTTAGAGACAATTTAGATTTGGTAGACGATGAATTTAGAAGGTCTAAGGAGGTAAACACTTACTTCCTTTCCATCCTGAAAGGTATAGGGGGGGTAGCAAAGGTTCTAAAGACAATACATAAACTTGGATTTCTGGGCAGGTTTATACCGGAATTCGCCAATATAACCCATCTGCCCCAGTCGTATTACTATCACATTTATACTGCGGACATCCATACCCTTTTTGCCATCGAGGAGCTGGAAAATCTCCTTATAGGGAAGTACAGGGAAACGTTTCCTTTCCTAACCAAACTGGTAAGAGAAGAGAAGGGGGTAGAGTTGATTTTTTTAGCCCTTCTTTTTCATGATCTGGGAAAGGCATTTGAAACCGACCACGTAGAGAAAGGTGTTAAGCTTGTATACACAATAGCAAATAGAATGGGGTTATCCTCCCAGGATACAGAGTTGTTGGGTTTTCTTGTGGAAAATCACCTTTATATGTCCAGTATAGCCCAAACCAGAGACCTTTCCGATGAAAACTTGATAATAAAATTTGCCCAAAAGATGAAAGACGGTGACAGCTTGCGAATGCTATATATTTTGACCTTTGCTGATATGAAGGCATCGAGGGCAGAGGCATTTAATTCCTGGAAGAATACCCTGTTTCAGGAACTCTATATCAGGGCATTCCATATTATTGAGAAGGGGGACTTTACCATGACTGATATAGCCTGTAAACTCGATAAAATAAAAAATGAAGTCATATCCGAGCTGCGTTTGAAGATGCCCATGGATGATATTCACTACAATCTGGATTTAACACCATCTCGATACCTTCTCAATAACACCCCTGAGATAATATCGAATCACATCCTGTTGTGTTACAACCTGGAAGAGAAAACCCTTGCCTTTGATGTAAGGCAGAAACTGGATAAAGGTTATTATGATATCCTTATAGCTACACCGGATTCCCATGGTTTGTTTTACAAGGTCTGTGGCGTCATGGTCTATCACAACATGAATATCCTGGATGCCCAGATAGATACGAGGAGTGACGGCATAGCTATGGATATTCTCAGGGTTAACCATACAAATGATGATGAATATGTGGATCGGGAGGAGTGGAAGGCAATTCAGGATGATCTTGAGAAGGTAATCGATGGGAGGGTCAAAGCAGAAGAATTGGTAAAAAAGAAAGGGGCTTATCTTAACTCTAAAAAAAGGGGGCTGAGGGACATAAAAACTACCATAAGGGTTGATAACGACACGTCTGACTTTTATACGGTGATT